One genomic segment of Dehalococcoidia bacterium includes these proteins:
- a CDS encoding DUF2520 domain-containing protein, which translates to MEVFVLNRDLPRLGFIGAGTVATALACALHGKGYPVMAVASRSFSSAQRVAKLIPDCRPCPYKQQVIDCSDIIFITTPDDVIARVAGELRWQAGKSAVHCSGADSSGILSKAKSDGAQTGVFHPLQTFAGAQRTAEALYGITFSLEAEEPLLTQLKQMAEALGGRWFVLIPDARVLYHASAVMVSNYLVTLVKLATELWPDFGVTREEATRALLPLIKGTVNNIETLGLPGCLTGPISRGDTGTLKKHLQALSKRHNVITSAYCELGLQTVPVALKKGRIDASKAQEIVSILSNSASERSKT; encoded by the coding sequence GTGGAGGTTTTTGTTTTGAACAGGGATTTGCCCCGTCTGGGTTTTATCGGCGCCGGAACGGTAGCCACTGCCTTGGCGTGTGCTCTGCACGGCAAGGGCTATCCTGTGATGGCAGTTGCCAGCCGCAGCTTTTCATCGGCGCAAAGGGTAGCGAAACTTATCCCTGATTGCCGGCCATGCCCGTATAAACAGCAGGTCATCGATTGCTCGGACATAATTTTTATCACCACTCCGGACGACGTTATCGCGCGGGTGGCTGGAGAGCTCAGGTGGCAGGCGGGCAAGAGCGCCGTGCATTGCAGCGGGGCGGATTCAAGCGGAATTCTAAGCAAAGCCAAATCCGATGGCGCACAGACCGGCGTTTTCCATCCTTTGCAAACGTTCGCGGGAGCGCAGCGCACAGCAGAAGCTCTGTATGGTATCACCTTTTCCCTTGAGGCCGAAGAGCCGTTGCTGACACAACTTAAGCAGATGGCGGAAGCACTCGGAGGGCGATGGTTCGTCCTTATACCTGATGCCAGGGTACTCTATCATGCTTCTGCTGTTATGGTAAGTAACTATCTGGTCACGCTGGTGAAACTGGCTACGGAGCTGTGGCCCGATTTTGGCGTAACGCGCGAAGAGGCAACCAGGGCGCTGCTTCCGCTTATTAAAGGCACAGTCAATAATATAGAAACTCTCGGCTTGCCGGGCTGCCTCACTGGGCCTATTTCAAGGGGCGATACGGGGACGCTCAAAAAGCATTTACAAGCACTGAGCAAGAGACACAACGTCATCACATCCGCCTATTGTGAGCTTGGATTACAGACCGTACCTGTAGCCCTGAAAAAGGGCAGGATAGACGCATCGAAGGCTCAGGAGATCGTCTCTATTCTGTCTAACTCGGCAAGCGAAAGGAGCAAAACATGA
- a CDS encoding aspartate 1-decarboxylase, with amino-acid sequence MLKSKIHRARVTGVHLDYEGSIAIDRELLAEADILPHEQVHILNLNNGQRFTTYAIEGEKGQVDLRGAAARLAQKGDIVIILTYCQMQDEEARSYEPRVVYADEQNRIKDKVRQLFSMEVDE; translated from the coding sequence ATGCTGAAGAGTAAGATTCACCGGGCGCGCGTGACGGGCGTGCATCTGGATTATGAGGGCAGTATAGCCATCGACCGCGAGTTGCTGGCCGAGGCCGACATACTGCCTCACGAGCAGGTGCATATCCTCAACCTCAATAACGGGCAGCGCTTTACCACCTATGCCATCGAAGGGGAAAAAGGGCAGGTGGACCTCAGAGGAGCGGCGGCAAGACTGGCGCAGAAGGGCGATATCGTCATCATATTGACTTATTGCCAGATGCAGGATGAAGAAGCCCGCAGCTACGAGCCAAGAGTGGTCTATGCCGATGAGCAGAATCGTATCAAGGATAAAGTCCGGCAACTGTTTTCAATGGAGGTTGACGAGTAG
- a CDS encoding CPBP family intramembrane metalloprotease, which yields MDRIASEVTQGTIRAHPDGSARSRRWQAWFIVAIAVTIAVCEYVFTYQNVAYGIVIALVLAMVIYFVLSALRFDENIASCAESLALIPLYILFTSSLPWFFINQQYLLPAVYSCILVLCLWYVYSHKLNLKQIFNISKQKVLKYILIGTFIGIPLGVAEYFVLRPAAAFPTFELQYFLRDFAYMLLFVGLGEELLFRGLIQQDLVKAFGWRWGLFGASFLFTVMHLTWRSIAELGFVFIAALFLGGLYLKTKSLLAPIMAHAVGNVLLVAVMPYLFGK from the coding sequence ATGGACAGAATCGCATCAGAAGTTACACAGGGGACCATCCGGGCGCACCCCGATGGCTCGGCGAGGAGCAGACGCTGGCAGGCCTGGTTCATTGTGGCTATTGCAGTTACCATAGCTGTCTGCGAATACGTATTCACCTATCAGAACGTAGCCTATGGCATCGTTATTGCGCTTGTTCTGGCGATGGTCATCTATTTCGTGCTCTCCGCTCTACGTTTTGACGAGAATATAGCCAGCTGCGCTGAGTCGCTGGCCCTCATCCCGCTGTATATCCTGTTCACATCTTCCCTGCCGTGGTTCTTCATCAATCAACAGTATCTCCTCCCGGCGGTTTATTCCTGCATCCTGGTGCTTTGCCTGTGGTACGTTTACAGCCACAAGCTGAACCTGAAGCAAATTTTCAATATCAGCAAGCAAAAAGTGCTGAAATACATACTGATAGGCACATTTATTGGTATTCCGCTGGGGGTAGCCGAATATTTCGTGCTCCGACCGGCTGCAGCCTTCCCCACATTTGAGTTACAGTATTTCCTGCGGGATTTTGCGTATATGCTCCTGTTTGTAGGTTTGGGCGAGGAGCTTTTATTCCGCGGCCTGATTCAGCAAGACCTTGTCAAGGCCTTTGGATGGCGCTGGGGGCTGTTCGGCGCCTCATTCCTTTTTACCGTGATGCATCTGACATGGCGCTCAATTGCTGAACTGGGTTTTGTATTCATTGCCGCGCTCTTTCTGGGTGGCCTGTATTTGAAAACAAAAAGTCTGCTAGCACCGATTATGGCCCATGCCGTCGGCAATGTGCTGCTGGTCGCAGTTATGCCATATCTATTTGGGAAATGA
- a CDS encoding exosortase/archaeosortase family protein has product MKMMATIIKNSRAWLSNRATTKLLGFLALALLLSAIFFREFWRSLPVMLSPDWIFGQFHASPWGILALCLLFLWLKRKVVWAQMNLGTNPAYALLGLVMLATAILVPFSRDFLVFQVLLASLGLFTIIFGKGSRFPAICLVIYGLAVSAPLVIERFFEEAYSRAAITPVIGLLTALGYSFQNQGQWVNFVTSGGGTISVAITAACAGPATMGVFLALFTLMMLDMPLPPRKAVWIFLSGLVGTWFQSFFRMVFLLLVGYYFGWNALQTAHSWTIYIFFPIWFIIFAYVYLRQVKRPQRPWDNRQLSGLPAVGE; this is encoded by the coding sequence ATGAAAATGATGGCAACCATTATAAAAAATTCACGAGCATGGCTCAGCAATCGTGCAACCACCAAACTGCTAGGGTTTTTGGCTCTGGCTCTATTGCTCTCTGCCATCTTCTTCCGCGAATTCTGGCGCAGCCTGCCTGTGATGCTCTCTCCCGACTGGATATTCGGACAGTTCCATGCCTCACCATGGGGAATACTGGCCTTATGCCTGCTATTCCTGTGGCTGAAAAGGAAAGTGGTCTGGGCACAGATGAACCTCGGAACAAACCCGGCATATGCCTTGCTGGGTCTGGTTATGCTGGCAACGGCAATTCTGGTACCATTTTCACGCGATTTCCTGGTGTTCCAGGTTCTGCTGGCATCGCTGGGCCTTTTCACCATCATTTTCGGTAAGGGAAGCCGATTCCCTGCCATCTGCCTTGTCATCTACGGACTAGCTGTTTCCGCCCCGTTGGTTATCGAGCGGTTTTTTGAAGAAGCCTATTCCCGCGCGGCTATTACACCCGTGATAGGTCTGCTGACCGCGCTGGGGTACTCGTTTCAAAACCAAGGGCAATGGGTAAACTTTGTTACTAGCGGCGGCGGAACTATATCGGTAGCCATTACCGCTGCCTGTGCCGGGCCGGCTACCATGGGAGTTTTCCTGGCCTTGTTCACTCTGATGATGCTGGACATGCCCCTGCCACCGCGGAAGGCCGTCTGGATTTTTCTTTCTGGTTTGGTCGGCACCTGGTTTCAGAGTTTCTTCAGGATGGTGTTTCTGCTGTTGGTTGGCTATTATTTTGGATGGAATGCCCTGCAGACAGCCCATTCCTGGACAATATATATCTTTTTCCCGATATGGTTTATCATATTTGCTTATGTTTACCTGCGGCAGGTGAAGCGACCGCAAAGGCCGTGGGACAACCGACAACTTTCAGGTCTGCCGGCAGTAGGGGAATGA
- a CDS encoding pantoate--beta-alanine ligase has protein sequence MKVIRNVAGMKAIRKTLAEPVGFVPTMGFLHAGHISLASQSKKDNASTIVSIFVNPTQFGPKEDFDKYPRDEQRDLAMLEKAGVDITFLPSAHEMYPSGFNAWVEVEGITTRLEGAVRPGHFKGVATVCNKLFNIVQPSKAYFGQKDAQQVLVIKKMVSDLNMNLEIVVMPTLREADGLAMSSRNSYLKPDERKAATVLYRALLKAKEMRRAGEHNAESLREAMTELIQAEPLAKIDYVSIADAATLQELEHLHSQTLVSLAVRVGEVRLIDNVLLP, from the coding sequence ATGAAAGTAATACGAAATGTCGCCGGGATGAAGGCGATTCGTAAAACGTTGGCCGAGCCTGTTGGCTTCGTGCCGACTATGGGCTTTCTGCATGCAGGACACATCTCTCTGGCGAGCCAGTCAAAGAAAGATAACGCTTCCACTATTGTCAGCATCTTCGTCAATCCCACCCAGTTCGGGCCCAAAGAGGATTTCGATAAATATCCCAGGGACGAACAGCGCGACCTCGCCATGCTGGAAAAAGCGGGGGTGGATATTACTTTCCTGCCCTCAGCACACGAGATGTATCCGAGTGGTTTCAATGCATGGGTGGAGGTTGAAGGCATCACGACGAGGCTGGAAGGAGCTGTACGCCCGGGGCATTTCAAGGGAGTGGCAACAGTATGCAACAAACTCTTCAACATCGTCCAGCCCTCGAAGGCTTATTTCGGGCAGAAAGATGCCCAACAGGTGCTGGTCATCAAAAAGATGGTGTCCGACCTGAATATGAATCTAGAGATTGTGGTCATGCCGACTCTGCGCGAGGCCGACGGCCTGGCCATGAGCAGCCGCAACTCCTACCTCAAACCAGACGAGCGAAAAGCGGCGACGGTGCTCTACCGCGCCCTGCTCAAGGCTAAAGAAATGAGGCGGGCGGGCGAGCACAATGCGGAGAGTCTCCGCGAAGCGATGACTGAGCTCATACAGGCTGAACCTCTGGCTAAAATCGACTACGTCTCAATCGCCGACGCCGCCACCTTGCAGGAGCTTGAACATCTACACTCGCAGACGCTGGTTTCGCTGGCGGTCAGAGTCGGCGAGGTTCGTCTGATAGATAACGTTTTGCTACCTTGA
- a CDS encoding rhodanese-like domain-containing protein has translation MKRLLLVSAVIIMAFAAACGGGSSGTTAPSTTASSTAMLGTPVAVEGGGTYWSITPAQLHSMSPNDLFIVDADTAYMGEIANTSLFINSDTVSQNLDKFPSDKATKIVVYCAAGVKSKVVAATLVTAGYTRVMQLEGGIIAWQLQGYPATNKTRTMT, from the coding sequence ATGAAACGTTTACTGTTGGTTTCGGCGGTTATTATCATGGCTTTCGCCGCAGCGTGCGGAGGCGGCTCTTCAGGCACCACTGCGCCTTCGACCACTGCCTCATCGACAGCAATGCTGGGAACTCCGGTGGCAGTCGAAGGCGGCGGCACATACTGGAGTATCACACCGGCGCAGCTTCATTCCATGAGTCCGAACGATTTATTCATAGTGGATGCCGATACCGCCTACATGGGCGAGATAGCCAACACCTCCCTCTTTATCAACTCTGACACCGTAAGCCAGAATCTGGATAAATTTCCATCCGACAAGGCGACCAAAATCGTCGTTTATTGCGCCGCGGGAGTAAAGAGCAAGGTTGTGGCTGCAACGCTGGTAACAGCAGGCTACACGCGCGTCATGCAGCTTGAGGGCGGCATTATAGCCTGGCAGTTGCAGGGGTATCCCGCCACCAACAAGACCAGGACGATGACCTAG
- a CDS encoding DUF1464 domain-containing protein has protein sequence MLKVLGIDPGTTSFDLCLLEDREVKYEESLPSVAVAQWPEEIAQKCLDLKPDVLVAPSGYGLPNRRLGQLSRQELFETTLVREGESIPVLEGMKKLFAILKEAGTDAIFLPGVIQLPTVPRWRKFNKIDMGTADKMCIGALSVEMTASAKGGYSHVNHIVVELGGGYNCVMTIKEGKIVNGIGGTLFPGPGYRNAGAMDGEVAYLLGAFEKGLLFEGGAGYLAGIENLDIAAFNSEKYPDAFNSFIEGILLAVCSQRSLLPSLEVYISGQLSKYPNIYNPIMKRLEELGYVVKPLPLLSQGSKAAAQGYAVVGNGLSGGVYKPLVRHMMIDKASGSVLDYIYWKLP, from the coding sequence ATCTTGAAAGTTCTCGGTATTGACCCAGGCACCACTTCATTTGACCTCTGTCTATTAGAGGACAGGGAAGTCAAATACGAGGAAAGCCTGCCCTCAGTTGCTGTGGCGCAGTGGCCTGAGGAAATAGCCCAAAAATGCCTCGACCTCAAGCCGGATGTCCTGGTAGCCCCCTCCGGCTACGGCCTCCCCAACCGGCGATTGGGCCAGCTCAGCCGGCAGGAATTGTTTGAAACCACCCTCGTCCGCGAAGGAGAAAGCATTCCTGTTCTGGAGGGCATGAAAAAGCTTTTTGCTATCCTCAAGGAGGCCGGCACCGATGCCATTTTCCTCCCTGGAGTTATTCAGTTGCCTACTGTCCCCAGGTGGCGCAAATTCAACAAGATAGATATGGGCACCGCCGATAAAATGTGTATCGGAGCCCTTTCGGTGGAGATGACTGCCTCCGCGAAGGGCGGGTATTCCCATGTCAACCACATCGTGGTCGAGCTTGGCGGGGGTTACAATTGCGTTATGACTATCAAAGAGGGAAAGATTGTCAACGGCATAGGCGGTACTCTCTTCCCCGGGCCAGGTTACAGAAATGCCGGGGCGATGGATGGTGAAGTCGCCTACTTGTTAGGAGCCTTTGAAAAAGGGCTGCTTTTCGAAGGCGGCGCTGGCTATCTGGCCGGCATTGAGAATCTGGATATCGCCGCCTTTAACAGCGAGAAATATCCCGACGCCTTCAACAGTTTCATCGAAGGCATCCTCCTGGCCGTGTGTAGCCAGCGCTCCCTGCTGCCAAGTCTGGAGGTATACATATCCGGGCAATTGAGCAAGTATCCAAATATATATAACCCCATCATGAAACGCCTTGAAGAGTTGGGTTATGTGGTAAAACCATTGCCGTTGCTTTCCCAGGGTAGCAAGGCAGCGGCACAGGGATACGCCGTCGTAGGCAACGGGCTGTCCGGGGGCGTATATAAACCACTGGTCAGACATATGATGATAGATAAGGCATCAGGCTCTGTGCTGGATTACATTTATTGGAAATTGCCATGA
- a CDS encoding zinc ribbon domain-containing protein: MAFCSNCGTQYQDGTRFCPRCGAAAQPMAPPVYAPPPQQAPYGGYAPPPQAPYPNYAPPPQPMPYNNMMQAQQRYGSKSKSTAIILAFFFGYWSWLYTFKRDRAKFFICLLLSILVSALYVTSGMYYISYFVWPVFWLWPFINSIMRGSQWYAQY; this comes from the coding sequence ATGGCTTTTTGCAGCAATTGCGGCACACAGTACCAGGACGGGACACGCTTCTGCCCGCGCTGCGGCGCAGCCGCTCAACCGATGGCGCCCCCGGTATATGCTCCTCCGCCCCAGCAAGCGCCCTACGGCGGTTACGCTCCGCCTCCGCAGGCTCCTTATCCAAATTACGCGCCTCCGCCTCAGCCCATGCCATATAACAATATGATGCAGGCCCAACAGCGATACGGCAGCAAGAGCAAATCCACGGCAATCATCCTGGCATTCTTTTTCGGCTACTGGAGCTGGCTGTATACCTTCAAGAGAGACCGCGCCAAGTTCTTCATCTGCCTGTTGCTGTCGATCCTGGTTTCCGCCCTGTATGTCACCTCCGGGATGTATTACATCTCCTACTTTGTCTGGCCTGTCTTCTGGCTATGGCCGTTCATCAACAGCATCATGCGCGGTTCCCAGTGGTACGCGCAGTATTAG
- a CDS encoding ABC transporter ATP-binding protein → MDTTLAPAIDINSVSFNYGKLKALDNLSLHISKGISFGLLGPNGAGKTTLIRLLAGLLTPQSGSVRIMDKTPSRRTALLTGYMPQLHSLYNELSIQQNVGFFASIYGLKGKQKQGRIEEVIRLVELWDRRRDSVQNLSGGMRQRVSLACAIVHNPPLLLLDEPTVGLDPELRVTFWDYFARLTQQGTTLIISSHTMDDAAHCDRLAFIRQGRVIASGTPDELRKDTGAPDATLEDAFLYYIRHGEFPHA, encoded by the coding sequence ATGGATACGACTCTCGCCCCTGCCATTGATATCAATAGCGTTTCTTTCAACTACGGCAAGCTCAAAGCCCTGGACAACCTGTCCTTGCACATATCAAAGGGCATCAGTTTCGGCCTGCTCGGCCCCAATGGAGCCGGAAAAACCACCCTCATCCGCCTGCTGGCCGGGCTTTTGACGCCTCAATCCGGCAGCGTCAGGATAATGGACAAAACACCTTCGCGCCGGACGGCGCTTTTGACTGGCTACATGCCGCAGCTTCACTCGCTTTATAACGAGCTTTCCATACAGCAGAATGTAGGTTTCTTTGCCTCTATCTACGGCCTGAAAGGGAAACAAAAGCAGGGCCGTATTGAGGAGGTTATCCGGCTGGTGGAACTGTGGGACAGGCGCAGAGACTCCGTGCAGAACCTGAGCGGCGGCATGAGGCAGCGCGTCAGCCTGGCCTGCGCCATTGTGCACAATCCTCCCTTGCTGTTGTTGGATGAACCGACTGTCGGCCTCGACCCGGAGCTGCGAGTAACCTTCTGGGACTACTTCGCCAGGCTTACGCAGCAGGGCACTACCCTGATAATATCCAGCCACACTATGGACGATGCCGCTCATTGTGACCGTCTGGCTTTTATCAGGCAGGGGCGTGTCATCGCCAGCGGCACGCCGGATGAGCTGCGCAAAGACACAGGGGCTCCTGACGCCACTCTGGAAGATGCGTTCCTCTATTACATCCGCCACGGAGAATTCCCCCATGCCTAG
- a CDS encoding radical SAM protein — protein sequence MNNPVYIDWAIARKCNLSCQYCVGMEESELSREQAVKVARDIIELKPRWVILEGGEPLLRGDIYDIGAMFKKNSIEVYVITNGNAFTSEKLSKLASFAPKVLFSIDGATAGTHEAIKRGSKFDTALKWARECASLGIFQGITAVLSRQNRAEVKGFIDLTEKLGGSEIIFLPLKPFGDDASSLEYYRQHALSPQEQEETINEIYSYPTGINIFYDEPFLWNISYKHDLRLSQTDGGVTIPDVAGCASACSLYIQTMGDVRPCMFSPREFSFGNAAREPLKQIWQRMQASQLLTAWSDQKTRSGACGRCQKFESCHGCLARTVSITGDRHGSDPACPLACSPACR from the coding sequence ATGAACAATCCGGTATACATAGACTGGGCAATCGCCCGCAAATGTAACCTTAGTTGCCAGTACTGCGTCGGCATGGAAGAATCCGAGCTATCGCGCGAGCAAGCGGTCAAGGTAGCCCGGGATATTATCGAGTTGAAGCCCCGCTGGGTTATCCTCGAAGGCGGCGAGCCGTTGCTGCGCGGCGATATCTACGATATAGGTGCCATGTTCAAAAAGAATAGTATCGAAGTTTATGTCATAACCAACGGCAATGCTTTCACATCGGAAAAGCTGAGCAAGCTGGCATCTTTTGCGCCAAAAGTCCTTTTCAGTATTGACGGTGCGACTGCCGGCACTCACGAGGCCATTAAAAGGGGCTCTAAATTCGATACCGCTCTGAAATGGGCCAGGGAGTGTGCCTCGCTGGGCATCTTTCAGGGAATCACTGCCGTGCTCTCCAGGCAAAACCGCGCGGAAGTCAAGGGCTTCATCGACCTCACTGAAAAACTGGGGGGGAGCGAAATTATATTCTTGCCGCTCAAGCCTTTTGGCGATGACGCATCGAGCTTGGAGTATTATCGACAGCATGCTTTATCGCCGCAGGAACAAGAGGAAACCATCAACGAGATATATAGCTATCCAACCGGTATCAATATTTTCTATGACGAGCCTTTTTTGTGGAATATTTCGTATAAACATGACCTCCGTCTAAGCCAGACCGACGGCGGAGTCACCATCCCCGATGTCGCCGGCTGTGCCTCTGCCTGCTCTCTCTATATCCAGACCATGGGCGATGTCAGGCCATGCATGTTCTCGCCGCGCGAGTTTTCTTTTGGCAATGCCGCCAGAGAGCCTCTAAAACAAATATGGCAGAGGATGCAGGCGAGCCAGCTACTTACCGCCTGGTCTGACCAGAAAACGAGAAGCGGTGCTTGCGGGCGGTGTCAGAAGTTTGAAAGTTGCCACGGATGCCTGGCGCGCACGGTCAGCATCACCGGAGATAGACACGGCAGCGACCCTGCCTGTCCCCTGGCCTGTTCTCCAGCCTGCCGTTGA
- a CDS encoding GIY-YIG nuclease family protein → METQQYFVYVLRNPQGRLYIGFTTDLQRRLQQHQNGETGWTKRYRPWELVYHEVYSNRSEAIKRERSLKQGKRNQELRQFLKPTLEW, encoded by the coding sequence ATGGAGACACAGCAATACTTTGTCTATGTCTTGCGAAACCCTCAAGGCAGACTATACATCGGTTTTACTACCGACCTCCAAAGACGCTTGCAACAACATCAAAATGGCGAAACAGGCTGGACGAAAAGATACCGTCCTTGGGAATTAGTGTACCATGAAGTATATTCCAACCGCTCAGAAGCCATAAAACGAGAAAGAAGCCTGAAGCAAGGAAAGCGGAACCAAGAGTTACGACAATTCTTAAAACCAACCTTGGAATGGTAG
- a CDS encoding ABC transporter permease codes for MPRFAFPIAGRIILQLGRDHRTMALIVLAPILVMTLIGLSFPDKSQFNYIAPALLATIALFFSFLITGVTFLRERSQGTLERLMASPVSRLDVVLGYLFGLFVFALLQTLIIFFFTIYVLNVTYRGDLWQILVFQLVVIMGSVNLGIFTSTFARNEFQVIQFIPIIILPQVFLGGILWPVEQMPKYLQYLSDILPLTYAVKGLRDIMLSGKGLLDVGVDLGVLVGFTILTSILAATTLRRGAN; via the coding sequence ATGCCTAGATTTGCCTTTCCTATTGCCGGGCGCATCATTCTGCAACTCGGACGCGACCACCGTACAATGGCGCTGATAGTTTTAGCCCCCATTCTGGTCATGACGCTTATCGGCCTCAGTTTTCCGGACAAAAGCCAGTTCAATTACATAGCACCCGCTCTGCTGGCGACCATCGCGCTGTTTTTCAGTTTCCTCATTACCGGAGTGACTTTCCTGCGCGAGCGCTCGCAGGGCACTCTCGAGCGTTTGATGGCCTCGCCGGTGTCGCGGCTGGATGTGGTGCTGGGCTACCTGTTCGGATTGTTCGTTTTCGCTTTGCTGCAAACGCTGATAATATTCTTCTTTACCATCTATGTTTTAAACGTCACCTATCGCGGCGACCTATGGCAGATATTGGTTTTCCAGCTTGTTGTCATCATGGGTTCGGTCAACCTGGGGATATTCACCTCCACTTTCGCGCGTAACGAGTTTCAGGTCATCCAGTTCATACCCATAATCATTCTGCCGCAGGTATTCCTGGGGGGCATCCTGTGGCCGGTGGAACAGATGCCGAAATACCTGCAATATCTTTCAGACATCCTTCCGCTCACCTATGCGGTAAAAGGGCTGCGCGACATCATGCTCAGCGGTAAGGGTTTGTTGGATGTGGGAGTTGATCTGGGAGTGCTTGTCGGTTTCACTATTTTAACCTCCATTCTAGCTGCTACTACACTCAGGAGAGGAGCAAACTAG
- a CDS encoding YeeE/YedE family protein: protein MRRWWLNWKLWTGFLALAGAIAVFFSLNSDTPRLALFWVFGLAFGFIVQRSRFCFVSAISNFFLFKDVRLLKGILGGLFVATIGFSIIMYRQVSDPSSGIPATAYVAPFGWHLVLAGLLFGLGMMLAGGCIMGTLYRIGEGAVTSLVALLGIIIGMGVLQHNWSWWWNSYISHLPNVWLPAHIGWIPAVLLTLAAIGLLYWLVSSRKNPDADAVADDSKTSAESVPLKSRLSGVGKGIFVHRWPMALSGVILGVVNILLYQTAERPWGLTGEVMRWTQNALDVVRLPAPPLATVPGT, encoded by the coding sequence TTGCGCAGATGGTGGCTTAACTGGAAGCTGTGGACTGGCTTCCTCGCTTTGGCGGGAGCTATCGCTGTATTCTTTTCACTTAATTCAGACACGCCGCGTCTGGCACTTTTCTGGGTTTTTGGCCTGGCCTTCGGATTTATCGTTCAGCGCAGCCGTTTTTGTTTCGTTTCCGCCATCAGCAACTTCTTCCTGTTCAAAGACGTCAGGCTTCTAAAGGGCATACTGGGCGGGCTTTTCGTTGCCACTATCGGCTTTAGCATTATCATGTACCGCCAGGTATCCGACCCGTCCTCGGGCATTCCGGCCACCGCCTATGTCGCCCCCTTCGGCTGGCATCTGGTTCTGGCGGGGCTGCTTTTCGGTCTGGGTATGATGCTGGCCGGTGGCTGTATCATGGGTACGCTTTATCGCATCGGCGAAGGCGCGGTGACCTCGCTAGTAGCTCTGCTGGGCATCATTATCGGCATGGGTGTGCTGCAACACAACTGGTCATGGTGGTGGAACAGCTACATCTCGCACCTTCCTAATGTCTGGCTGCCGGCTCATATCGGCTGGATACCTGCCGTGCTTCTGACACTGGCGGCCATCGGCCTGCTTTACTGGCTGGTATCCTCCAGAAAGAATCCTGATGCTGATGCTGTTGCTGATGATTCCAAAACGAGTGCGGAGTCGGTGCCTCTCAAATCCCGTCTCTCAGGAGTGGGCAAAGGCATTTTTGTCCATCGCTGGCCGATGGCTCTCAGTGGAGTCATACTCGGCGTTGTAAATATCCTGCTTTATCAGACGGCAGAGCGCCCCTGGGGGCTTACCGGCGAGGTGATGCGCTGGACGCAGAACGCGCTGGACGTGGTGCGCCTGCCCGCGCCTCCCCTTGCCACCGTGCCGGGTACCTGA
- the panB gene encoding 3-methyl-2-oxobutanoate hydroxymethyltransferase: MRVNINQIKEMKQNGEKIAMLTAYDYATAKIVDEAGVPLILVGDSLGMVVLGYDSTIPVTMDVMIHHTKAVSRAVKNAIVIGDMPFMSYQVSIEKTLENAARFMQEGGAQAVKLEGGVSVAATVKRIVDCGIPVMGHIGLTPQSIHQLGGFKAQGKTLETADRLIKDALALEEAGAFAVVLETMPAELSRLISRKLSIPTIGIGAGAGCDGQVQVISDMLGLFTDFVPKHAKQYAHIADIMSSAVSQYAQEVKTGVFPTDKESISMDETVLAKLERRNSE, translated from the coding sequence ATGCGCGTGAATATTAACCAGATAAAAGAAATGAAGCAGAATGGTGAGAAAATCGCCATGCTCACCGCATACGACTATGCCACTGCAAAGATAGTAGATGAGGCCGGCGTGCCGCTCATCCTGGTGGGCGATAGCCTGGGGATGGTGGTGCTAGGCTATGATTCTACCATCCCGGTGACTATGGACGTCATGATTCATCACACTAAAGCGGTATCTCGCGCTGTGAAAAACGCTATCGTCATCGGCGACATGCCCTTCATGAGCTATCAGGTGAGCATTGAAAAGACTCTGGAAAACGCAGCCCGATTCATGCAAGAGGGTGGTGCGCAGGCAGTCAAGCTTGAGGGCGGTGTGAGCGTGGCCGCGACAGTAAAACGTATCGTGGACTGCGGCATTCCGGTCATGGGACACATCGGCCTCACTCCCCAGTCCATCCATCAGCTTGGCGGTTTCAAAGCGCAGGGAAAGACTCTGGAAACCGCCGACCGTTTAATTAAAGATGCGCTGGCGCTGGAGGAGGCGGGAGCTTTTGCCGTTGTCCTGGAAACAATGCCGGCGGAGTTGTCGCGACTCATCAGCCGCAAGCTGAGCATACCGACTATAGGCATCGGTGCCGGAGCGGGCTGCGACGGGCAGGTGCAGGTTATCAGCGATATGCTGGGTCTGTTCACCGATTTTGTGCCCAAACACGCCAAACAGTACGCTCATATTGCCGACATTATGTCGAGCGCTGTGTCGCAATACGCCCAGGAAGTGAAAACAGGCGTTTTCCCAACCGACAAGGAAAGCATCTCGATGGACGAGACCGTTCTGGCGAAACTCGAAAGACGGAATAGCGAATGA